The following DNA comes from Flammeovirgaceae bacterium.
GGGCCGGCACAAAGGGATGGAATGGGGCAAAGTGGAATCAAAACTGAGGGCTGCCCCGAAAAAACTATGGTCGCTCAACGAGATGGAGCGCACCGGGGGCGAGCCTGACGTGGTTGCCTACGACAAAAAAAGCGGTGAATTTGTTTTTTATGATTGTGCAGCGGAGAGCCCCAAAGGCCGCAGGAGCCTATGCTACGATCCCGCAGCCCTGGAGTCGAGGAAGGAACACAAGCCCAAGGACAGTGCCGTGGGCATGGCAGCGGGCATGGGCCTTGAGTTGTTGTCCGAAGAACAATACCGCACATTGCAGTCGCTCCAGCCACCGGGGAAAAACCTCGACATGAAAACTTCCAGTTGGGTAAAAACCCCCGATGACATAAGGAA
Coding sequences within:
- a CDS encoding DUF4256 domain-containing protein, whose translation is MGKEKSKQPLPARPSLATEEREKLLGILKERFEKNKGRHKGMEWGKVESKLRAAPKKLWSLNEMERTGGEPDVVAYDKKSGEFVFYDCAAESPKGRRSLCYDPAALESRKEHKPKDSAVGMAAGMGLELLSEEQYRTLQSLQPPGKNLDMKTSSWVKTPDDIRKLGGAIFADFRYGKTFVYHNGAESYYAARGFRGALRV